In Natranaerovirga pectinivora, the sequence AGTTCTTTAGCTTGATAATTTCATCTAAAAAAGTAATTTCTTGTTCTCCTAAGTGTTCCTTTATATTAACTATAAATTTTTCATCCCCTGGAGAATATTGCTTAAGTTCAAGACTACTTTTAATATTATCAAGACTAGCAGTATCATAAATTCCAATTTCCGAAAAGTAATTATAATCATTTATCAGCACTTTATTTAAAACACTACTTAAATATGTTAAATCACTTTTATGTTGAAAAAAGAGAAAACTAATAAACAAAATAGAAGCTAAAAAGCTAATAGCTATTCCGATAAAAAAGCCCTGTCTTAGATCTCTTATTGTAACAAATTTTTCGTTAGTTATTATCACAAACATCCCCCTTTTACTAATTCAAACTATAAAAATTGCCTATCGCTTAATAGTTCGCAAAATATCGCTTTAACGAATACTTCATAAAATAACTCTTTTGCGTAAAGTTGTACCCACTTGAATTCTTGTTTTTCTTGGACAGTTAAAAATTTTATTGATTAAAGTAGCTCTTATTAAAAACTTCACTGAGTACACTCTTCATAGCCCTATCAAGTTTTACCATATTATCTGTCATAAACCCAATCATTCTATCCCAGTTCTCTTCATCAAATAAATTAACATCATTTAAATAATAAGCAATTCTACTTGCCTTTTTTTCATCTAGCCTTTGCCAGTCTAGTTCATCTCCAAATGAACATTCTATCTTTTTTTTATAAGTAATTACTTTGTCAAAGATTTGTTTATTTTCTTCCTGAGTCAATTTACTTATCAATAAATTAACTCGTGCATAATTTGATGTTACTACAAATTCATATGCTAATCCACTATAGCCACATCCACAGCTTATCCAATTTTCTTTTGACGGACTGATATTTTTAAATAGATCAGACTTCTCATTCATAACATTTAATAACTGATTCCAAAATTTTAATCTAACCGTATGTCTGTTTTGTTTTTTTTCTTTGTTTACTAACTCTTCTTGTTTCTTATTTGCTATTTTAATTAAATAGTCTTCTGCATCTTTGATTGGAATTATTTGCTCTGTATCAATGAGTACCTGATTTCTTAATTCATAAGGTGTCACCTTGATGCACTTAATTTTGACATTATGCTCTAATAACCACATCACCGTAGATGTGACTTCTTTTCTAAAGTTGGCTGCTATTAAAATTATTCTCTGATCCTCACTGTTAATTTCAACTTCGCTAAAATCCTCTACTCCTAAAAATTCAGAAAGAACTTTCTCCGCAAGTTCACAACTTCCTTGCAACTCCAAATATTTCTGAAAAATATCCTTTATATCTGCTTTAGATAGTCCTGAGCAATAAGATGCATATTTAAGAGCTTGCCATACTACATCACGTCCACTATCATCTAGCTTATTCTCTATTATAACTAGGTTCCCATTTTCATCAACAGCCAGTAGATCCAATCTTTCCTTTGTATCATCAAACCCACTAAATTCTTTTTGAATAATCAATAGCCTTTCGCCAAGCATATCTGTATTTTTACAAATCCATTCTTGAAGATGCTTTCTCTCCTTAAAATCAAGCTCTTGGAATGTTTTCTTATTTATTGAAATCGCTTCATTCTTCTCTTTATCTATTAAAAACATTTTACACCTAGCCTTTCTTGCCATTGTATTAACTCATCAATGTATAGTAAGTTATTCCATTTTTCGATTATAACACATACCAAAGATTCCTCATTGCCACCTATTTAATTCTTTTCTTTCTACTATCCACTGGAGAAAAAATGTCTTCTTCTTTCCATCCAGCTTCAATCCTATAACGTAACGCTTTTGGTGAAATACCTATTTCATCTGCCCACTGTGATAGTGTCTGTGTTCTCCCTCTCATAGTTACCCTTCTATTCACTCTTGTATTATTTCCTTGTACTTTTGTAGATACCCATCTGCAATTAGAGGGCTCATAATTTCCATTTACATCAATGCGATCAAGCGTTAGTTTTTCTTGGTAACCATTCTTTGTAGCCCACTCCATAAAACTTTCAAATTTTAGCCACTTTTCATAAATAGTAATACCTCGTTGACCATAATTATGATAGTCTTTACTGTTAGAATTTAGACATCTTGCCTTCATTGAATCCCAAATATTATACAACCTACTTCCTGTCATTCTATGAGTAGATAATTCATATTTGTTTCTTCTAATTATTATTTCACTCGGTAAACAACCACAGCTTTTTACTTTGCCATTTTTCAATCTATTACCATATACAATAATTTCTTTTCCACAATCACACTTACAAATCCATTTGGCAATATTTTCATCTCTTTTTATAACTGTTAATTTTTCAAATCGTTTACCCGTATAATCAACTTTTCTCGCATCATCGTATTTCTTGCATCCGCAGCTGCTAGTATTGCCAGATTTTAACGCCCTTGCAGAAACATAAACAATCTTGTCACAATCACATTTACACTGCCAAAGATACCTACCATCTGTTTTTTTATCAGTTTTTCTTATAACTGTCAGTTTACCATATAGTTTACCTGTTATGTCATCTACAATAGACCTTTTGTATTTTAGGCAACCGCAACTCTTGGTACTACCGCTTTTAACATCACATGCTCGATAATAAACTGTATTGCCACAATCGCATTTAAACTCCCATAGATAACTTTTTCCCTTTTTCTTAACTGTTTTCCCTATAACAACTAAATTATTATATTTATCCCCATATTTCATATATATCCCTCGCCATTAACTAAATCACTTTTTTATTAAATAAAGTTTATAAGAGTCTTTTCCTAAAAAAATACAATGAAAGCTTTCTGTTCATAGCCGATTATTTGTATGGTTTTTACAATTAATAGGTCCTCAACAGAGTTTAAAAATATAGACAATTTTTTATCTTAATTAAATTATACCAATAATTATTTTATAATTCTATATAAAAACAAAAAATCCGACCAAAGTTATTTACACTTTAATCGGATTTTAAAATAATTAACTCTATATTAAATTTTACATTCAACGTCTATACCATCAAACATACTAAACTTAATTGTTTTATTTTCAAAAACAATTATCTTCTCAACCATCTTTTCAAATAATGCTAAATCAAAATTCTCTAGTGGCCTAGCTTTCTCTAAGACCTTTATAAACTGTTTTCCCTTATACTTCTTTAGCAAATCATCACATTCCAAATACTCTTTCCACTTCTGTTTAAAATAATCTTTATTCTCTAACATCATATTAAATGTATTTATAAACGCTTCATACAAAACCTTATCATCTATGTGCTTATTATCACAAATCTTTTTACCCTTTACCTCATACTTTCTATTACATCTCCAAATATATCGCCTTAGTCTTTCATCTGTTGAGTTCCAAACTTTCCTTCCAAAAACACTACCGCAGCATCCACAAATAACTTTTCCGGCAAAGGGGTTCTCTTTACAAGAATAATCTATCTTGGTTAGTCCATACCTTTCTACATAGTTTTTTCTTCTCTTCATCTCTAGCTGTACTGCTTCCCACATTTCTTTATCTATAATAGCTGGATGGCTTTCTTCTACATAATACATTGGTACTTCACCTTTATTTTCTACCCTTTTCTTTGTAAGAAAATCAACTGTATAGGTCTTTTGAAGAATGGCATCTCCTTTGTACTTTTCATTGGTTAGCATTTTTCTAATACTACTTACATACCATTTGGTTGTTCCATTCCAGTTTGGCACTCCCTCTTCTTCCAATTCTTTGGCTATTCTATTGGCACCTTTTCCATTTAGGAAATCTTTATAAATTCTTCTAACTATCTTGGCCTGTTTTTCATTTATAACAAGGTTTCCCTCTTCATCTTTATCATATCCTAAGAATTTTTTATGGTTTAAAATAACTTTCCCTTGTTCAAATTTCCTCCTTATGCCCCAAGTGGAGTTCTCACTGATACTTCTTGATTCATCTTGGGCCAGTGAACTTAAAATGGTAAGTAGTACTTCACCTTTTGAATCTAGTGTATTGATATTTTCCTTTTCAAATAATACCCCAATGCCCAGTTCCTTAAGTTTTCTTACATAATTTAGTGTATCTAATGTATTCCTTGCAAATCTTGAAATTGACTTTGTAATGATCATATCTATTTTTCCAGCCTTACAGTCCCCTATCATCCTATTAAACTGTTCTCTCTTTTTTGTATTAGTACCTGATATCCCTTCATCTGCATATATTCCAGCCAGTTCATAATCAGAGTGATTGTCTATATAGTTGGTGTAGTATGCTACCTGTGCTTCATAACTTGATAATTGTTCTAGTTGGTCTGTTGATACCCTGCAATAAGCTGCCATTCTCTTTTTCATTGGTTCTAATTTCTCTGCTGTACTTTGATTGGTTGTTCTTGCTGGTATAACGGTAACTTTTTTTGCCATTTTTAATAACCTCCTCAACAATGGTTTCTTCTTTTATCTTAAGCCTGCTTACAAACTCATCATCTATCTTTGTTCCTCGGCAGGCATTTTTTCCATTTTTGATATAATTACTACATTGCCACACAATCTTTTTACTTGGTAGATTGCTGTTCCAGGTTCTTCTTTGTAAGGTTGCCCCGCACTTGCTACAATATAACATTCCTGTAAGGGGATACCTTTTTAGGTATTTCTTTGTATCTCGCTCAATGCTTTTTTCATTTGCTCTTCTTTCTAGTTCTTCTTGTACCTTATGCCACATTTCTTTTGATACTATGGCAGGATGGTTATCTTCTATATAATAGCTTTCTAACCGACCTTTATTAAGGTACGTTTTTTTCTTCTTATGCTCAGGCACATAGTACTTTTGGAGTAAGGCATCTCCTTTGTATTTTTCATTCTTAAGGATATATAAGACTGTGTTTTCATACCATCTTGCCCCTGAAACTGTAGGTATGCCCTCTGCATTTAATCCTTTGGCTATGGTAAAGACCCCTTTACCACTTAGATACTCTGTAAAAATCCTTTGAATCACTTTGGCTTCTGCTTCATTAATTACCAGATTACCTTTTTCATCCTTATCATATCCAAGAAATCTATTTGTATTAATTATTAGTTCTCCCTTTTGAAACTTTTTCTTAGCACTCCATCTAAGGTTCTCACTGACATTTCTACTTTCTTCTTCTGCAAAAGAAGAGAGGACCGTAAGCATAAACTCACCGTCCTCTGATAATGTATTGATATTCTCTTTTTCAAATCTTACTTCTATCCCTAAGTCTTTTAATTCTCGTACCAGTTGTAGCATCACTACTGTATTTCTAGCAAATCTTGAAATAGATTTTGTAATGATTACATCTATCTTGTTCTCCCTACAAAGGTCTAGCATTCTTTTAAATTCTGGTCTGTTCTCTGTTGTTCCTGTTATACCCTTATCTGCAAAGATACCGACAAACACATACTCTGGGTTTGAAGTGATAAGCCTTTCATAGTAAGTGATTTGATTTTCTAAAGACTCACCTTGCTTAGTATTATCTGTTGATACCCTTGCATAAGCACAGACTCTTAGTTTTTTATTTTCTACCTTTTTAGTTGGTTCAATAATTCTTACACGCATTACCTTGCCCCCTTTCTATCATTTGGTTAGTACCATTAATCACTCTGTTTTTGATAGAAGTCAAGTTATATGTGCTACTTATGAAACTCTAGAATAGTGGCGTCAAAGCCCGCTTTTCTAAGGTTCTCTACTTGCTTATTTGCATTTTCTTTCACTAAAAAAGAACCTGCCATTACTCTATAAAAAGTTTGTTTGCCTTCTACAGTAGATGGTGATTCTTCTATATTAGATGGTACTTCATCAATCCCTAGTTGTTCTAAGATGGCTTTTGTAATACCTTTAATGATCTCGTTTCTTTTTGAATCAAATAATTTATTGTCTTTTGTACTGTCAATAAAACCTATTTCTATTAATACTGCTGGTGCTTTGGTTTCTTTTAATACGTGAAAGGTTGCTGTTTTTACGCCTCTATCTCTAAAACCTACTTTAACCAGAGCCATTTGAATTTTTTCACCTAAGCTTCTAGAGTTTGTCGTTGTATTAGTGTATATATAGGTTTCAGCACCATTGGCTATTTCAGGTACAAAAGCATTTCGATGAAAGGAAATAAAGTAATCATAGTCTTTTATATTGGCAAAGGCACTTCTTTGGTTTAGATTCATAGTCACATCACTGGTTCTTGTCTCATCTATTTCAATACCATATTGCCTTAATGCTTTTGCTACTTCTAAGCCAATAGACAAATTATCATCTGATTCTTTTCTTCCTTTATAAACTGCCCCTGGATCTCTTCCACCGTGTCCATAGTCAAAACATAATCGATACATTTTACTCATCCTCCTTCTTTAGTTCCTGAAACACTACTTTTAGTTTCTTAGGCACTGGCAAACCTACCTTTGTAGCATTTTCTAAAATACTTATGCCTTCATTAGATAAGTAGAAAAAAATAACAGCGGTGCGAATGGCACTGCCGTCTTTTATAATCTGGGAATCTATGATGAATCCAACCCCTACAAAGATAAATATAAGTACTTTTTTACATATCCCTCTAAAACCTATCTCACTGGATACCTTTTTCTCTAATATGGCTACCATTACCCCAGTGATATAATCAATCACTACAAATGTTATTAGTGCATACACCAACCCGTCCACTCCTCCTAAAAACCAACCTATACTAGCCCCTAAGACTGTAAATATAAATTGCAATGTGTTAATAATCTCTTTCATCTAAAAACCTCCTTAATATCTGTCGTTTAAATAATCTATTAAATCTATCTCAAACATATATTGTACCTTCATTGTATTGGCATCTGTTTTCTCTACAGGACTTGCAAGTTTTGTATGAGCCCCACAGGGTTTCGATAAGGCACTATAATGAAACCCTATCGTAGCAGTAGAACTATGAGTATATCGGTACATATATACCCACTTATCTGTGTTAATAAGATTATAAAATGGTCCAGTATCTACAATAGGCCTATAAGGCTCTACTATATTCCCCTCAGGGGTTATGACTTGAACAAAGCTGCTTCCTCCATTGACCCCATTGTATCTTAAGTAAATTCTAGTTTTAGTTCTATGAACAAAACCATTTAAGTGACATCTTCTTTCTATATTGCCACTATTCATACCGTTTTGCATAAACCACATAGATGTGCCTATTCTAGGTTTTACATCTACTTCACTGTGTACCGTGCCATCTAAGTTTAATCGAATCAATCTATTATTATAGATGATTTCATTGGTTGTTTGATCTGTTCTTGAATGGTTCCCATACAACTCAATAGGCTCTCCCCAAAAGGCTGGTACTAGGAATACATTTCGATAATTAAAGTTTGTGCTATATTCATCTTGGAATTCTGTGGCCATATTTTCAATGGTAGCATTACTAAGTAACACACCTACACTGCTCCATTTATATAGGGTTAATCTATTGCTACTTCTATAAAAGCCTACAATATAATCTATCTCTCCATTATCTTTAAGAACTGGTACTGCCCCTGAAATCATATGCCAAGGAAGAGGTTCTCCTAATTCATCTAATAAAGCAATGCCTTTGCTAAAATCTAAAAAACCTGTACTAAGCATATTGATGTCAAAAGGAAATATGATTTGATGGCCTTTTAAATGCTCTGGGAATTGAACAAAACTAGAGTTTGTAGCATTCGTATCTGAACCACTAAACAATACATAGCCTTTATGATAATCTGTAAAGATAACTCTAGTCATATTGTTGAAAACGTGGAGTATGCCCCAATAAATTGCTTTTATCTCATCCACTGTTGAAGTGTTGGTGGCATTTAAATATCCAGTAGCAGCTGTTCTAGATTTACCACATACCGGGGGTCCCATATAGTGATCGTGTAAACCATTTAAGCTATCACTCCAAAAAATGCTCTCAAAGGTCCCATTAGCAGCGTGAGTTGGAAAGTCAAATACATAATTCACTCTTACTTTGTTGTTTCTGATTTCCATACTTGTTTCTGATAAGTTAATTGTCCCCCTTTGAGGATCTACACCTGAATATGTTGAGCCTCTTTGAGCGTACCCAATTATGTTTCCAACCACTCTTTCTGTATTGGGAGATTCTGGTTTGGTTGAGTCTGTTAGGTATATATGGCTAAATAAGGTAGTGGTGTTATGATGATTTGTATTTCCTATCCCTAAGACATCTCCTGAGAAATACCTTAAGAAAATGTCTTTAAATATAAGATCTGGAATAATATTTTCTGTATAAGCTTCCTTTACTTTTTCTTTTGTCTTAGCATTAAAAAGTTCTATAAGGACTTTTCCTTTTATGCCTTTAGCTTCTTTGGTTTTTACTTCTTTATGAACTTCTCCTGTTATTAAATCTTTGTTATAACTAATGACTTCTTTTATTGCCATAAAAAAAGAACCCCCTTTCTTAAACCACTTTAGTGATAGGTTCTACATAATTAATTCTAATACTTATAAACTTACATTCATCTGTTGCCCCTACTTTATAAAATCGATAGGCCATATATAATGAATCTCCTTTTTGAAATAAAGCTTCATAGGCTTCCTTTTGTATCATTTGAAAATCGCTACTTCTTAAACCTTTAATAGCAAAATCCAACTCATTGCTTATATCTACAACTTCCCACTGTTCTAACTCTTGATCGTATACATACCAAGTTTCTTTGTCTTTGCTTAAGGCATAGTGTATTGTACTATTGTTACTGACAGTATCTTCAATCATAATGGACTCAATCTTTTCTTCTAAGGTTCTGCCTACATTTTCCCATACTACTTTAGGTAAACTGCTTACCATTTCTTTTAGTTTTAATCGGTAATTACTAGGGTTTTCTACTGCCTTTCCTTCATCTGTATAAAAATGTATTCTTGGCTGACTATCTACTAAACCTTCTTTCCTTGGAACAATTTCTTCCATTCCATAGTGTAGGAATACTTCTTCTGATAAATCATTCGCTGTTAAGGTTTTTGCCTCGTCATTTATTACAGGCATATACTTTTCTTGGGTTTCAGACCAAACTTTAAGAACATTTTCATCTTCTATAAAATATCTTTTCTCCCCTTCATTAATGAACAAATTGTCTATATAGGCCCTATCATCTCCACGACTTACTGAGCCATCTTTTACATAACGCCACCTAAAGGTATATGCTCTTCTAGGCAGATTTTCAGAGAACTTTGTCCAAGTATTCGATGTGCCTGAAGCTCTTATTTTGATTTCGCCATCTATATAAAACTCAAAAAAATCATAACCACCTTCAGAACTCACATACCAATAAAACTCAATATAGTCTGTATGGATGGTTAAGTAGGCATTGGTTTCTTGGCTATGACCAATACTTCTACTCCCATAAGAGAAACTGCCTTGATACGCTCTTTGTGTTGTTCTTAACCAATCTCCTGTAAAGTTATATATTAATTCTGGACTCTCAAAAGTTTCTATTTTCCCCACCGCCATCACCCCTTACTCTATTAATTCTACTGTATAACTTAATAACCCTTTATACTGTGTTGGATCAGAAAACTCTACCGAATAATAAGCACCATTCCCAAGAGGTACACCACTTTCTCCTACTGTAATAGGTTTTATTTCTTGTATTGTGATGTATTGAATGACCTGCCAGGTGTTGTTTATAAAGGTAAATTCATAAAACCAATATAACCACTCATCTTTAATCAAGTTTAAGTAAAAATTCTCATTTGCTCTTTGACTGATGCCTACTGTCTCCATTAGGATTGCACTGTTTGTTGCTATAGTGGTACCTTCTTTTATTAAAGCTTCTTCATAGGTAACCCTTTGAATTGAATTGGTTTTTTCATCTTCTATGGTACTTATAGTAATCTCCGTCTTAAGATTTTCTAGAGTGTTCCTTAGTTTGTTTAAATAGTAACTGTATAGTATGCCTTGAATAACTTCTGCCCTTGGCAAACTTGGGCTTAAGCCACTTTCTAAGAACCTACCTTCAATAAATACTTGTAAATTATTTTTATCTATTACAAAGACACCATTAGATGTTTTCATCTCTATCACAAATACATGTTGGCCTGCTGTAATTTGGGGCATTGGTAAGGTTAAACTGATAATATTCTCTCCTGTTGCTAGCTTTTGACTTGGCTGAAATTCATAGTAAGTGCCATCTAATAAAAACCTTAGATACAAGGTCAAATCTGTAGACGCAGATCCATTTATAATGATATTACAAGTAAGATTTGTATCTGCTACTGCTGATATACCAACTATGATGGCTTCATAAAATAGTGTAGAGGTTATATTTATAGAAGTAGGATTCTTCTTTAGAATCACTGCATTTTGTACCCCTTCTATTTTGTTTTCTAGCCTTTCTAGCATACTTGAAAAGTCTAATCGATTGATTATGGTATTTAAGGGATTACCTAGTTCAATTTTTGTATTTATGGGATTTAGTAAATCTGTAGTCTTTTTTATGACTCTTAGTTCTGATGCGATTCCTAGCTTTTCGTGTTCTACTTTTACCCTATCTCCTAAGTTCATCTGAAATAATGTTTCATAGTTCTTGTATTCATTGGTTTTACTAAGATCTAAAAAATTTACTGCAACATTTATAAATGGATTTGATGCTTTTTTGATGTAGTCCTTGGCTAGATTTCTTAAGGTATCTATGTCCTTACAGCCATTAAATTCTACTTTTCTTGTTATAGGGTAAGGCAGGATATTAGCAATATTCCCTTCAGCTTCAATGAATCTTTCTTGTAAAATTAAATTATTGTCTCCTATTGGATATATTCTTGTAGCAAATTCACTTGTATCTACTATAGCTCTTAGCCCTTTGATGTTCTTGCCATACTTAACCACTGTGTTTTTTTCTTCACCACGTTTTTCTATGATGGTGACTTTGAAATTGTCACGAAGCAACTCTCCACCGTATATTTCTAATAACTTAAATAACCCTTCAAGACCGTTTACATTTTTCATTTTTACAGGATATATATTTCGCTCTGGTCCATTCATTTCAAATATGCCTTGAGCTTCTGGTGGAATGGTTCCTTCTATTGCTTCTTTCATATTGGCGTTAAGTAGGTTGACTGCTTCTATATAATAAAAAGCAAGGTCATAGAATATATGCCTTGCCCATACCTTAATTTTTCTTATAAGTTCTTGTTCTCTTTCTACTTTATAAATTCTAAATAACTGACCACCCGCTTTTATGATATTAAACTCTATTAAATGTTTTGCCTTATTGGTATCAGTAGGATATTCAAGATACAAACTGTATTCTCCATTAAGTTCTTCTGTGATCTCTGCTTTAATACATTCATTAAGAACCCCTAAACCATTGTTATTAAAATTGTATTTATTGGTTTTCTTATCATAAACCGTTATCATTATAACCACCGCCAGTTAGGTAGTATTTCTATTTTATCCACATTTCCTGTGTAGCTTATGGTGTTTTGTCCACTTTTTAAGATAGGAAACTTCCCATTCATCTTGGTATCTAAACTGTTATGATTGTTGTCATAACAGGCTTCTATTTCAGAGTTTAATATGATTCTATTTGTGACCTCTGTTAGCTGTATTTCAGTATTATTGATATTTAGGTTGATATTGCCATTCCCGTATACTGTTAATAGTGGGAGACTTTCAAAGCTACCAGGATTATATAGAGTGGTTCCACTTTCTACTATAATTAAGGGATTATTTTGTACTGCATATTTAAAGGGTCTACAATTAAAGACGATAGGAAACTTAGACGCATATTTAAAGACCTGTGTAAAATCAATGGCATTTACCACTTGAGCCATATATTTTTTATCTGGTTGGAAACTAAAGATTAAATCACTTTCTCCAGTATTAAATAGCCAAGCCTTAACATCATCTATTTTCCTTATAAGATTTTCTTTTGATTTTATACTACACTCTACTAAAAGGGTTATATCTTCATAGGTTTTTTCATCGTATCTAAAACTTGAACTTTGTCCAGGTATATCTATATAAGTTACTCTTCTACTTGGTGATGGAAGAAGAGGTCTTTTTGCCATAGAAATACCAAAGTCTAAATAACTGTCTTTATTACCAAATTTAAAGCTAAGCATTAAGCACCACTCCTTCCTAATGTTATTCTTTGTCTGTAAAATTCTAATTCATATGCCAGTTGCTCTATGTCTTTATCGGTGTTATTAATAAAGTTTTCTATATGAAGATTAATACCACTTGAATTGCCTATGCCACCACTGACTTTTTGTATTGCCTTTGCCATTAACTCGTCTAGTCTGTCTATAGGTACAACGGCTTCTGTTCCCGCTTCACCAACACCAATAATGCTAGGTCTATTAAAGATACCACCCTTGGCATACCAGTTTACTTCTTTTATAGGGGATAGGTTAAAACCAAACTTTGACCCTCCAATGACTGGTACCCAGCTAGGGACGTCAAATCTCAACTTGTTCAGCGCATTGATCATTACATTAAGGCCTTTGATTACCCCATTGATAACACCTTGAATGGTTCTTCCAATACCATTCCATACATTAGTCGTGACATTTTTAATACCATCCCATATACCTGATACAATGGTAAAAATGGTTTCAAGGGGAATTTTTACTATACTAATTATTAGGTTTAGTGCTGCGCCTATAATATTTTCCATTCCATCAAGTAAGCCTATGGTAAAGTCTTTTATACCATTCCATACACCTTCCCAATCTCCTTTTATAAGACTGGTAAATATTTTTATGATATTTTGTATAGCAGTTAATACA encodes:
- a CDS encoding DUF4268 domain-containing protein; translated protein: MARKARCKMFLIDKEKNEAISINKKTFQELDFKERKHLQEWICKNTDMLGERLLIIQKEFSGFDDTKERLDLLAVDENGNLVIIENKLDDSGRDVVWQALKYASYCSGLSKADIKDIFQKYLELQGSCELAEKVLSEFLGVEDFSEVEINSEDQRIILIAANFRKEVTSTVMWLLEHNVKIKCIKVTPYELRNQVLIDTEQIIPIKDAEDYLIKIANKKQEELVNKEKKQNRHTVRLKFWNQLLNVMNEKSDLFKNISPSKENWISCGCGYSGLAYEFVVTSNYARVNLLISKLTQEENKQIFDKVITYKKKIECSFGDELDWQRLDEKKASRIAYYLNDVNLFDEENWDRMIGFMTDNMVKLDRAMKSVLSEVFNKSYFNQ
- a CDS encoding recombinase family protein is translated as MKKRMAAYCRVSTDQLEQLSSYEAQVAYYTNYIDNHSDYELAGIYADEGISGTNTKKREQFNRMIGDCKAGKIDMIITKSISRFARNTLDTLNYVRKLKELGIGVLFEKENINTLDSKGEVLLTILSSLAQDESRSISENSTWGIRRKFEQGKVILNHKKFLGYDKDEEGNLVINEKQAKIVRRIYKDFLNGKGANRIAKELEEEGVPNWNGTTKWYVSSIRKMLTNEKYKGDAILQKTYTVDFLTKKRVENKGEVPMYYVEESHPAIIDKEMWEAVQLEMKRRKNYVERYGLTKIDYSCKENPFAGKVICGCCGSVFGRKVWNSTDERLRRYIWRCNRKYEVKGKKICDNKHIDDKVLYEAFINTFNMMLENKDYFKQKWKEYLECDDLLKKYKGKQFIKVLEKARPLENFDLALFEKMVEKIIVFENKTIKFSMFDGIDVECKI
- a CDS encoding recombinase family protein; the protein is MRVRIIEPTKKVENKKLRVCAYARVSTDNTKQGESLENQITYYERLITSNPEYVFVGIFADKGITGTTENRPEFKRMLDLCRENKIDVIITKSISRFARNTVVMLQLVRELKDLGIEVRFEKENINTLSEDGEFMLTVLSSFAEEESRNVSENLRWSAKKKFQKGELIINTNRFLGYDKDEKGNLVINEAEAKVIQRIFTEYLSGKGVFTIAKGLNAEGIPTVSGARWYENTVLYILKNEKYKGDALLQKYYVPEHKKKKTYLNKGRLESYYIEDNHPAIVSKEMWHKVQEELERRANEKSIERDTKKYLKRYPLTGMLYCSKCGATLQRRTWNSNLPSKKIVWQCSNYIKNGKNACRGTKIDDEFVSRLKIKEETIVEEVIKNGKKSYRYTSKNNQSKYSREIRTNEKENGSLLQGINRPTRTIIKL
- a CDS encoding N-acetylmuramoyl-L-alanine amidase, which produces MYRLCFDYGHGGRDPGAVYKGRKESDDNLSIGLEVAKALRQYGIEIDETRTSDVTMNLNQRSAFANIKDYDYFISFHRNAFVPEIANGAETYIYTNTTTNSRSLGEKIQMALVKVGFRDRGVKTATFHVLKETKAPAVLIEIGFIDSTKDNKLFDSKRNEIIKGITKAILEQLGIDEVPSNIEESPSTVEGKQTFYRVMAGSFLVKENANKQVENLRKAGFDATILEFHK
- a CDS encoding phage holin family protein — its product is MKEIINTLQFIFTVLGASIGWFLGGVDGLVYALITFVVIDYITGVMVAILEKKVSSEIGFRGICKKVLIFIFVGVGFIIDSQIIKDGSAIRTAVIFFYLSNEGISILENATKVGLPVPKKLKVVFQELKKEDE
- a CDS encoding phage tail spike protein — its product is MITVYDKKTNKYNFNNNGLGVLNECIKAEITEELNGEYSLYLEYPTDTNKAKHLIEFNIIKAGGQLFRIYKVEREQELIRKIKVWARHIFYDLAFYYIEAVNLLNANMKEAIEGTIPPEAQGIFEMNGPERNIYPVKMKNVNGLEGLFKLLEIYGGELLRDNFKVTIIEKRGEEKNTVVKYGKNIKGLRAIVDTSEFATRIYPIGDNNLILQERFIEAEGNIANILPYPITRKVEFNGCKDIDTLRNLAKDYIKKASNPFINVAVNFLDLSKTNEYKNYETLFQMNLGDRVKVEHEKLGIASELRVIKKTTDLLNPINTKIELGNPLNTIINRLDFSSMLERLENKIEGVQNAVILKKNPTSINITSTLFYEAIIVGISAVADTNLTCNIIINGSASTDLTLYLRFLLDGTYYEFQPSQKLATGENIISLTLPMPQITAGQHVFVIEMKTSNGVFVIDKNNLQVFIEGRFLESGLSPSLPRAEVIQGILYSYYLNKLRNTLENLKTEITISTIEDEKTNSIQRVTYEEALIKEGTTIATNSAILMETVGISQRANENFYLNLIKDEWLYWFYEFTFINNTWQVIQYITIQEIKPITVGESGVPLGNGAYYSVEFSDPTQYKGLLSYTVELIE
- a CDS encoding distal tail protein Dit; translation: MLSFKFGNKDSYLDFGISMAKRPLLPSPSRRVTYIDIPGQSSSFRYDEKTYEDITLLVECSIKSKENLIRKIDDVKAWLFNTGESDLIFSFQPDKKYMAQVVNAIDFTQVFKYASKFPIVFNCRPFKYAVQNNPLIIVESGTTLYNPGSFESLPLLTVYGNGNINLNINNTEIQLTEVTNRIILNSEIEACYDNNHNSLDTKMNGKFPILKSGQNTISYTGNVDKIEILPNWRWL